Proteins from a genomic interval of Rhizobium rhododendri:
- a CDS encoding ABC transporter ATP-binding protein codes for MAYAIEMSGVTKRFGPQTANSDVNLAVRKGEIHALVGENGAGKTTLMNVLFGLYQPDAGVLSIDGEPVVMDSPRKAIALGLGMVHQHFKLVPSLTVAENIFLGMEITKGGLIDRKAQSARVRELSTAFGLQVDPDRRVAELSVGIEQRVEILKVLARGAKIVILDEPTAVLTPQESRDLFRILRSFTEKGMTVIFISHHLSEVMEVSDTITVLRDGRVVGTRPTSEVSEDELVRMMVGRAVNFDRRPRGAVTGEPVLDLREVCARDDRGLPTLSDINFKVRAGEIIGIVGVDGNGQTELAEVISGLRQPSHGVIQLCQTPVQGQDPLTVRIAGLSHVPGNRLVRGVDASASIASNILMGRQHSAPFAKCGFIRWTHVKQQAERLIKQFDIRATGHRAAVRTLSGGNMQKVVLAREFSRGAPFLLIDQPTRGVDIGAMEGIHDEIIRQRQIGAAILLISVQLDEVLKLADRILVMFAGRIVGEVDPDNTTEDEIGFLMAGRQAGEMKVAS; via the coding sequence ATGGCTTACGCGATCGAAATGTCCGGCGTCACAAAACGCTTCGGCCCGCAGACGGCCAACAGCGACGTCAATCTCGCGGTTCGCAAGGGCGAGATCCATGCGCTGGTCGGGGAGAACGGTGCTGGAAAGACGACGTTGATGAATGTCCTCTTCGGCCTCTACCAGCCAGACGCAGGGGTTCTGAGCATTGATGGTGAACCGGTGGTGATGGATTCGCCGCGCAAGGCGATCGCGCTCGGTCTCGGCATGGTGCACCAGCACTTCAAGCTGGTGCCGTCGCTGACCGTTGCCGAAAACATTTTTCTCGGCATGGAAATCACCAAAGGCGGTCTCATCGATCGCAAAGCGCAGAGCGCACGGGTCCGCGAACTGTCGACAGCCTTCGGCCTTCAGGTCGATCCGGATCGTCGCGTTGCAGAGCTCTCGGTTGGTATCGAGCAAAGGGTCGAGATACTCAAAGTGCTCGCCCGCGGTGCGAAGATTGTCATTTTGGACGAACCCACAGCCGTACTGACGCCGCAGGAAAGCCGGGACCTATTCCGAATCCTGCGATCCTTTACGGAAAAAGGCATGACGGTGATCTTCATCTCGCATCACCTGTCGGAAGTGATGGAGGTCTCCGACACGATCACGGTGCTTCGCGACGGCCGCGTGGTCGGCACCAGGCCGACCAGCGAAGTCTCGGAAGACGAGCTCGTCCGGATGATGGTCGGCCGGGCCGTCAATTTCGATCGCCGGCCGCGAGGCGCGGTGACGGGAGAGCCGGTGCTTGATCTGCGCGAGGTCTGTGCCCGCGACGATCGCGGCCTGCCGACGCTGAGCGACATCAATTTCAAGGTCAGGGCCGGCGAGATCATCGGCATCGTTGGCGTCGATGGCAATGGCCAGACCGAACTGGCGGAAGTGATTTCAGGCCTACGCCAACCGAGCCACGGCGTCATCCAACTATGCCAGACGCCCGTGCAGGGGCAGGATCCGCTAACCGTTCGCATCGCCGGGCTCTCGCATGTGCCAGGTAACAGATTGGTGCGCGGCGTTGATGCCTCGGCTTCCATCGCGTCGAACATCCTGATGGGACGGCAGCACTCAGCGCCGTTTGCCAAGTGCGGCTTCATTCGCTGGACGCATGTCAAGCAGCAAGCCGAACGGCTGATCAAGCAGTTTGACATCCGTGCGACCGGCCATCGAGCCGCGGTCAGGACGCTATCCGGCGGCAATATGCAAAAGGTCGTGTTGGCCCGTGAATTCTCCCGTGGAGCACCCTTCCTGCTCATTGATCAGCCGACACGCGGCGTGGACATCGGTGCCATGGAAGGAATCCACGACGAGATCATCCGGCAACGGCAAATCGGCGCCGCAATACTGCTGATCTCCGTGCAGCTGGACGAAGTTCTCAAGCTGGCCGATCGTATCCTGGTGATGTTTGCCGGGCGTATCGTCGGAGAAGTCGATCCGGACAACACGACCGAGGACGAGATCGGATTCCTGATGGCCGGACGCCAGGCCGGTGAAATGAAGGTGGCCTCATGA
- a CDS encoding ABC transporter permease has translation MEILEKIFNLALIAATLRTTAPILLVALGGTFTTKAGIFNIGLEGQMLMGAFCAVLGSIWTGSALGGVLCGVLAAVTMAGLFSLLVVTLRANEVVVGLALNILAGGLTISLTKAIFGVRGSIVRGDIVGLPRIDIPGIAMLGQVGRALSGYTPLVYFAFIAVFLVWLILYRTRLGLYIRVVGEKPEAAEAIGIPSARMQHIASLLCGVLAGLAGAHLSLGYITMFAENMSSGRGFMAVAVLIFSNGDPLKVLFGCLLFGFSDAASLRLQTFGVSSYLVLMVPYLVSLLALFGLTYRQRPKVVRETLESFSLLKRA, from the coding sequence ATGGAAATTCTAGAAAAGATCTTCAATCTGGCGCTGATTGCCGCAACCTTGCGCACGACCGCGCCCATCCTGTTGGTCGCGCTCGGCGGCACCTTCACCACCAAGGCCGGCATCTTCAACATCGGCCTTGAGGGACAGATGCTGATGGGTGCCTTCTGCGCCGTACTCGGTTCAATCTGGACCGGCTCGGCGCTGGGCGGCGTGCTATGCGGCGTGCTAGCGGCCGTGACCATGGCCGGACTGTTCTCGCTGCTGGTCGTCACATTACGGGCCAACGAGGTTGTCGTCGGCCTGGCGCTCAACATCCTCGCCGGCGGCCTGACGATCTCGCTCACCAAGGCGATCTTCGGCGTGCGTGGATCAATTGTCCGCGGCGACATTGTCGGGCTGCCGCGGATCGACATTCCTGGCATCGCCATGCTGGGCCAAGTTGGCCGCGCGCTGTCCGGTTACACGCCACTCGTCTATTTCGCCTTCATCGCCGTCTTCCTTGTCTGGCTGATCCTCTATCGCACGCGTCTCGGCCTCTATATCCGCGTCGTCGGCGAGAAGCCGGAGGCAGCCGAGGCGATCGGCATCCCATCAGCGCGGATGCAGCACATTGCTTCGCTGCTCTGCGGCGTGCTCGCGGGCCTGGCCGGTGCGCATCTGTCGCTCGGCTATATCACCATGTTTGCCGAGAACATGTCGTCGGGCCGCGGTTTCATGGCCGTCGCCGTGCTGATCTTTTCAAATGGCGACCCGCTGAAGGTGCTGTTCGGCTGCCTGCTGTTCGGCTTTTCCGACGCCGCCTCGCTGCGGCTACAGACCTTCGGCGTCTCTTCCTACCTCGTGCTGATGGTGCCCTATCTGGTGTCGCTGTTGGCACTGTTCGGGCTGACCTACCGCCAGCGGCCAAAGGTCGTCCGGGAAACGCTTGAAAGCTTCTCTCTTCTCAAACGGGCGTAA
- a CDS encoding BMP family lipoprotein, which translates to MTNVEFAAQFSSSTNYIDRPALTGMRLKRRFGLTNNNRVGTIMISIFRKVLASSAMIATLAFGATAADAAQLKVAAISGYFSQGFGISIVNGLDKAKKDLGIELKIVDTGNRALDYEEQFNNLAKDGNYDVIFVMGWELVDALQKSHAAYPKQRFVFIDGVLDSPTMTYVKFSEEEGSYLAGGLAGMLTAEKVDGFADSSQVGFIGGRDIPVIHNFLMGMEQGVAKASKDVKVNSVFAGTFDDPAKGSEVAMAMYGQDIDIIYQAAGPTGEGVLQAAKAANKYAIGVDIDQCATAPGNILASMMKRGDIAVYNMIKGQVSGDDPIKDGSVLYGIKSGGVELKVCDQVKDKIPTDVMTKLEAMRKGVADGTISVALNK; encoded by the coding sequence TTGACAAACGTTGAATTTGCGGCTCAGTTTAGTTCGTCCACGAACTATATAGATCGACCTGCGCTGACTGGGATGCGCTTGAAACGGCGGTTCGGGCTAACAAACAACAACAGAGTGGGAACGATCATGATTTCGATTTTCAGGAAAGTGCTTGCCAGTTCGGCGATGATCGCCACTCTGGCCTTCGGAGCAACGGCTGCGGATGCCGCTCAGCTCAAGGTCGCGGCGATTTCGGGATATTTCTCGCAGGGCTTCGGCATTTCGATCGTCAATGGCTTAGACAAGGCCAAGAAGGATCTCGGCATCGAGCTGAAGATCGTTGACACCGGTAATCGCGCGCTCGACTATGAGGAGCAATTCAACAACCTGGCCAAGGATGGCAATTACGATGTCATCTTCGTCATGGGCTGGGAATTGGTCGACGCGCTCCAGAAGTCGCATGCCGCCTACCCAAAGCAACGCTTTGTCTTCATTGATGGCGTGCTCGATAGCCCGACGATGACCTATGTCAAATTTTCAGAGGAAGAGGGTTCATACCTCGCGGGCGGCCTTGCGGGCATGTTGACAGCGGAAAAAGTTGACGGCTTCGCCGACTCTTCGCAAGTCGGCTTCATCGGCGGCCGCGACATCCCCGTCATTCATAACTTTCTTATGGGTATGGAGCAGGGCGTCGCCAAAGCTTCCAAGGACGTGAAGGTCAACAGTGTGTTTGCTGGCACCTTCGACGATCCGGCCAAGGGCAGCGAAGTGGCGATGGCTATGTACGGTCAGGACATCGATATAATCTACCAGGCAGCGGGGCCGACTGGTGAGGGTGTTCTTCAAGCCGCCAAGGCCGCCAACAAATACGCGATCGGCGTTGACATCGACCAATGCGCCACCGCACCGGGCAACATCTTGGCATCCATGATGAAACGTGGCGACATCGCAGTCTACAACATGATCAAAGGCCAGGTCAGTGGCGACGATCCTATTAAGGACGGCTCCGTACTCTACGGCATCAAGTCAGGCGGCGTCGAGCTGAAGGTTTGTGATCAGGTCAAGGACAAGATCCCGACCGATGTCATGACCAAGCTTGAAGCTATGCGCAAGGGCGTCGCCGACGGCACGATCTCCGTGGCTCTAAACAAGTAG
- a CDS encoding nucleoside hydrolase: MMKKIPVLIDCDPGHDDAIALVMAHRSPAIDLLGVTTVCGNATLDRTTTNARRILEFIGATDVPIAAGCVSPLARSLVLGTADGPSGLDGTTYLPEASMPLVDMHGVDFIAKVLSEAEEPVVLVPTGPLTNIGMFLLKYPQLKHKIARIVLMGGAFYRRTEYITPTEFNIFCDPEAARIVLESGLDITMVGLDVTMHVLVEEEQFAELRKIDTKLGEVVLDWLKFYEKLHRGQMGVGGALHDPLALAVVIDPTLIETRDAHVEIDLTGTHTFGATVADYWNLRGLGTNCKVASRVDSDRFFELMYTLLRD; this comes from the coding sequence ATGATGAAGAAAATCCCTGTGCTCATAGACTGCGATCCAGGTCATGACGACGCCATCGCCCTGGTCATGGCGCATCGCTCTCCAGCCATCGACCTTCTCGGGGTAACGACGGTCTGCGGCAATGCCACCCTTGACCGCACCACCACCAATGCGCGGAGGATTCTCGAGTTCATCGGCGCGACCGATGTGCCGATCGCAGCCGGCTGTGTTTCGCCGCTGGCGCGCTCCCTCGTGCTCGGCACAGCTGACGGGCCGAGTGGCCTCGATGGCACGACCTATCTGCCCGAGGCGTCGATGCCGCTCGTCGACATGCATGGCGTCGACTTCATCGCCAAGGTGCTGTCCGAGGCGGAAGAACCGGTGGTTCTGGTGCCGACGGGACCCTTGACCAATATCGGTATGTTTCTGCTGAAATATCCGCAGCTGAAGCACAAGATCGCCAGGATCGTGCTGATGGGCGGCGCCTTCTACCGGCGGACGGAATACATCACTCCGACCGAGTTCAATATCTTCTGCGACCCCGAGGCCGCTAGAATCGTGCTGGAAAGCGGGCTCGACATCACCATGGTCGGTCTCGACGTCACTATGCACGTGCTGGTCGAAGAGGAGCAGTTCGCCGAGTTGCGGAAAATCGACACCAAGCTCGGTGAGGTCGTTCTGGACTGGCTGAAATTTTATGAGAAGCTGCATCGCGGCCAGATGGGCGTCGGCGGCGCGCTACACGACCCGCTGGCGCTGGCGGTGGTCATCGATCCGACCTTGATTGAAACGCGCGACGCTCATGTCGAGATCGACCTGACCGGGACGCATACTTTCGGCGCCACGGTTGCCGACTACTGGAACCTGCGCGGACTGGGGACCAACTGCAAGGTGGCCAGCCGTGTCGATTCAGACCGCTTCTTCGAACTGATGTACACGCTGCTGCGCGACTGA
- a CDS encoding hydantoinase B/oxoprolinase family protein, protein MSGINAITLTVIQAGLQQVCDEMDHTFSRAAFSPIISEADDRSDGIYAADDGSLIAQGIGGLPVFVGTMQASTKTIIEFIRDGRCLPPEEHDIYVVNDPYLGGTHLMDVRFAMPFYRNGKIFCWLSNIGHWPDIGGAVPGGFSASATSVEQEGLRLPPVKLFKKGMLDSEIYAIICSNIRIADQRIGDIRAQAAALRVGSERLHALLDRYGDQTVIDAIAELRVRSAAQMRASIRRIATGTYRGAAFIDSDGIVNEPLKISLLVTKTDDDTLIFDFEGSSPPCKGPMNCVLATTHSSVYLAIRHIFPDIPLSAGAFEPLIIKDPAGTFLHAKYPRPVSGCAAEVSQRIAEAVFSALVHALPELVTAAPAGSSGNFALGGHDPEVGRDYVMYQISGGGYGGNIAGDGLTNGCSTIGISKSPPVEITEQVFPVLFTEYSLREASGGAGKTRGGFGLTYEVELLRGEASASFVMDHGRVGPQGVLGGRDGEPGSIVVIRNGVEYRPPHITKEQDIALRKGDRVRVETPGGGGYGSPFERDVADVLTDVGLGYYSIEDVRKLFRVVIDPSTGKVVADETEALRNPTRHVA, encoded by the coding sequence ATGAGCGGTATCAACGCCATCACCCTGACTGTCATCCAGGCCGGGCTGCAGCAGGTTTGTGACGAGATGGATCATACCTTTTCGCGCGCGGCCTTCTCGCCGATCATTTCCGAAGCTGATGACCGTTCCGATGGCATCTATGCCGCCGACGACGGCTCGTTGATCGCCCAGGGCATCGGTGGCCTTCCGGTCTTCGTCGGTACCATGCAGGCATCGACAAAGACGATCATCGAGTTCATCCGCGACGGCCGTTGTCTGCCGCCGGAGGAGCACGACATCTATGTGGTCAACGATCCCTACCTTGGCGGCACGCACCTCATGGACGTCCGCTTCGCGATGCCCTTCTACCGCAACGGCAAGATCTTCTGCTGGCTCTCCAACATCGGCCACTGGCCGGACATCGGCGGTGCTGTGCCTGGGGGGTTTTCCGCGTCGGCGACATCCGTCGAGCAGGAAGGTCTGCGTCTGCCTCCCGTGAAACTCTTCAAGAAGGGTATGCTCGATTCGGAGATTTATGCGATCATCTGCTCCAACATCCGCATCGCCGATCAAAGGATAGGTGACATCCGGGCGCAGGCCGCAGCCTTGCGGGTCGGTTCCGAGCGCCTGCATGCACTGCTCGATCGCTATGGCGATCAAACGGTGATCGATGCGATAGCCGAATTGCGCGTTCGCTCTGCCGCGCAGATGCGCGCCTCTATCCGCAGGATCGCCACCGGCACCTATCGCGGCGCCGCCTTTATCGATTCCGATGGTATCGTCAACGAGCCGCTGAAGATTTCGCTGCTGGTCACCAAGACCGACGACGACACGCTGATTTTTGACTTCGAAGGATCAAGCCCACCTTGCAAGGGCCCGATGAATTGCGTTCTGGCGACGACGCATTCCTCGGTGTATCTGGCGATCCGTCACATCTTTCCGGACATTCCCTTGAGTGCGGGCGCCTTCGAGCCGCTGATCATCAAGGATCCGGCCGGAACCTTTCTGCACGCGAAATACCCGCGGCCGGTCTCGGGCTGTGCGGCAGAAGTTTCCCAACGCATTGCTGAAGCCGTGTTCTCGGCGCTAGTGCACGCGCTGCCCGAGCTGGTGACAGCAGCGCCTGCCGGCTCGAGCGGCAATTTCGCCCTCGGCGGCCACGATCCGGAGGTCGGTCGCGACTATGTCATGTACCAGATTTCGGGCGGTGGCTATGGCGGCAACATCGCCGGCGACGGGCTGACGAATGGCTGCTCGACGATCGGGATTTCCAAGTCGCCGCCCGTTGAAATCACCGAACAGGTCTTCCCGGTGCTGTTTACTGAATATTCTCTGCGCGAGGCCTCCGGCGGTGCCGGCAAGACCCGCGGCGGCTTTGGCCTGACCTACGAGGTAGAATTGCTGCGCGGCGAGGCTAGCGCCTCCTTCGTGATGGATCACGGACGCGTCGGACCGCAGGGCGTCCTCGGCGGTCGCGATGGCGAACCAGGCAGCATCGTCGTCATCCGGAACGGCGTCGAATATCGACCGCCGCACATCACCAAGGAGCAGGACATTGCGCTGCGCAAGGGAGACCGCGTGCGTGTGGAGACACCCGGCGGCGGTGGCTACGGATCGCCATTCGAGCGTGATGTCGCCGATGTGCTGACTGATGTCGGACTTGGCTACTACAGCATAGAAGACGTGCGGAAGCTGTTTCGGGTGGTCATCGACCCCTCGACCGGAAAAGTCGTTGCCGACGAGACAGAGGCACTTCGCAACCCGACCCGCCACGTCGCCTGA
- a CDS encoding MarR family winged helix-turn-helix transcriptional regulator yields MGTLETQDRTPKGGKCSREQPADNAPRSREAIDLRLAEIGYKLEEHNAHIIRLAHQRATAIFQKAFEGYALTPPQSAILATLLRYGPMSQINLGRLTAIDTATLSPMLQRLQDPGLLQRVPSDEDQRVNLVALTEKGIDFALETLPIAKRVSDEVLAPLKPRDQRRFLAMLALLK; encoded by the coding sequence ATGGGAACCCTCGAGACCCAGGATCGAACTCCGAAGGGTGGCAAGTGTTCGCGCGAGCAACCCGCGGATAACGCGCCGAGATCGCGGGAGGCGATAGACCTGCGGCTCGCCGAAATCGGCTACAAGCTCGAGGAGCACAATGCCCATATCATCCGGCTCGCGCATCAGAGAGCCACGGCGATCTTCCAGAAAGCATTCGAAGGTTATGCGCTGACTCCACCGCAATCGGCGATCCTCGCGACCCTTTTGCGCTATGGACCGATGTCGCAGATCAATCTCGGCCGCCTGACGGCGATCGACACTGCGACATTGAGCCCTATGCTGCAGCGACTGCAGGATCCGGGCCTCCTGCAACGCGTCCCATCGGATGAGGACCAGCGTGTCAATTTGGTTGCCCTCACCGAAAAGGGTATCGATTTCGCATTGGAAACCTTGCCGATCGCAAAGCGGGTTAGCGACGAGGTGCTGGCACCGCTGAAACCCAGGGACCAGCGACGATTCCTCGCAATGCTGGCACTCCTAAAGTGA
- a CDS encoding cysteine hydrolase family protein — protein MTDVFSAHRHDDAAILDPTKTAVIVIDMINEFCKPGGRMVLPGYETLMPQQKALITAARANGVPVIFVVDSHRKNMRRDREWVKRTPHGVENTWATQVIDDLEVQDEDIVVVKHRYSAFFQTDLDLVLKDMLISQLVVFGVVTNICVRSTVHDGFFQGYDIVVPHDACAATGPREHVSTLYDIATHFGTVSDTETVTAALAGKIAISNQIFEA, from the coding sequence ATGACCGACGTATTTTCCGCCCACCGCCACGATGACGCAGCGATACTCGACCCGACCAAGACGGCAGTCATCGTCATCGACATGATCAACGAGTTCTGCAAGCCCGGCGGACGGATGGTGTTGCCCGGCTATGAAACACTGATGCCGCAGCAGAAGGCACTGATCACTGCTGCCCGAGCCAATGGCGTGCCGGTGATCTTCGTCGTCGATTCCCATCGCAAGAACATGCGGCGAGATCGCGAATGGGTGAAGCGCACGCCGCATGGCGTCGAGAATACCTGGGCGACGCAGGTCATAGACGATCTCGAAGTGCAGGACGAAGACATCGTCGTCGTCAAGCACCGCTATTCGGCCTTCTTCCAGACCGACCTCGATCTCGTGCTGAAAGACATGCTGATCTCGCAGCTCGTCGTCTTTGGTGTCGTCACCAACATCTGCGTGCGATCGACCGTGCATGACGGCTTTTTCCAGGGCTACGATATCGTCGTGCCGCACGACGCCTGTGCCGCGACCGGACCACGCGAACATGTTTCGACGCTTTACGATATTGCCACCCATTTCGGCACGGTCTCCGACACCGAGACGGTAACCGCGGCCTTGGCCGGTAAAATCGCGATTTCCAACCAGATTTTCGAAGCATAA
- a CDS encoding ABC transporter permease gives MKFPDWAEGMFGQMLAIGISLIGGAIIIIAVGENPTHVFATLLRGAFGNSERIAGSLLQATPIIICGVAACIALRGGLFNIGVEGQLYVGGFAAAWVGFGFTLPPVIHLLVALAAAVLTGALWVAIPAFFRARYGTNEVVSTILANYVAVLLTSYLTISVFKRPGGWSETAPIAATAELPHLMNDSRVNLGLLIGIALAFGLQLFLKRTSAGYSMSAMGANLKFAEYGGVKVKRNILVILLVSGAVGGLAGGVETLGVHHRFMEGFAPGFGFDGVIAALLANGSPIGMVGVALFFGALRAGSLLMEVETTASREIITVIQALIILCVSAQILVRRRRDSRQGERRWKF, from the coding sequence ATGAAATTCCCCGACTGGGCCGAGGGCATGTTCGGCCAAATGCTGGCTATCGGCATCTCGCTAATCGGCGGTGCGATCATCATCATTGCCGTCGGCGAAAATCCCACGCATGTGTTCGCGACGTTATTGCGCGGCGCGTTCGGCAATAGCGAACGCATCGCTGGCTCGCTGCTTCAGGCGACCCCCATCATCATCTGCGGTGTGGCAGCCTGCATTGCCTTGCGTGGCGGACTGTTCAATATCGGCGTCGAAGGCCAGCTCTATGTCGGTGGTTTTGCCGCCGCCTGGGTCGGTTTCGGCTTTACTCTGCCGCCGGTCATTCATTTGCTGGTTGCGCTGGCGGCAGCCGTCCTTACGGGTGCACTCTGGGTCGCGATACCGGCCTTCTTCCGGGCCCGCTACGGCACCAACGAGGTCGTCTCGACCATCCTGGCCAATTACGTTGCCGTGCTGTTGACGTCCTATCTGACGATCAGCGTCTTCAAGCGCCCGGGCGGCTGGTCGGAAACGGCGCCCATTGCAGCCACCGCCGAGCTGCCGCATCTGATGAACGATTCCCGTGTCAATCTCGGGCTGTTGATTGGCATCGCGCTTGCCTTTGGCCTGCAGCTGTTCCTAAAGCGGACCAGCGCCGGCTACTCGATGAGCGCCATGGGGGCCAATTTGAAGTTCGCCGAATATGGCGGCGTTAAAGTCAAGCGCAACATCCTCGTCATCCTTTTGGTGTCAGGCGCAGTCGGCGGGCTGGCCGGCGGTGTCGAGACGCTCGGCGTGCACCATCGCTTCATGGAAGGCTTTGCGCCGGGCTTCGGTTTCGATGGCGTGATCGCCGCCCTTCTTGCCAATGGCAGCCCGATCGGCATGGTCGGCGTGGCGCTATTCTTCGGTGCGCTCAGGGCAGGATCGCTGCTGATGGAGGTGGAGACGACGGCGTCGCGCGAAATCATCACGGTGATCCAGGCCTTGATCATTCTCTGCGTTTCGGCGCAGATTCTAGTGCGCCGCCGCCGCGACAGCCGTCAGGGAGAGCGTCGATGGAAATTCTAG
- a CDS encoding amino acid synthesis family protein — protein MLPVEVRKFYLQIEEIFHDGGPVADTPPRRGVIMAVVANPFAGGYVEDITGYMDTLKPLGLDMAQRLLAALGGDVAVIEGYGKGSIVGEAGELEHGALWHVPGGYSMREVLGNAKAIVPSAKKVGGLGARLDVPITHINASYVRSHFDAIEVGIPDAPKRNEIVFVLAMTTGPRVHSRLGGLAVADIKGEDGLR, from the coding sequence ATGCTGCCCGTCGAAGTTCGCAAATTCTACCTTCAGATCGAGGAGATCTTCCATGACGGTGGCCCGGTGGCCGACACGCCGCCGCGGCGCGGCGTCATCATGGCGGTCGTCGCAAATCCGTTCGCCGGCGGATATGTCGAGGATATTACCGGCTACATGGACACGCTGAAGCCTCTTGGCCTCGATATGGCACAGCGCCTGCTGGCAGCGCTTGGCGGTGATGTCGCGGTTATCGAGGGTTACGGCAAAGGCTCGATCGTCGGTGAGGCCGGTGAGCTGGAGCACGGCGCCCTTTGGCATGTGCCTGGCGGTTATTCGATGCGTGAGGTTCTGGGCAACGCGAAGGCAATCGTCCCTTCGGCCAAGAAGGTCGGCGGGCTGGGAGCAAGGCTCGACGTGCCGATCACTCACATCAATGCCTCCTATGTCCGGAGCCACTTTGACGCAATCGAAGTAGGCATCCCGGACGCCCCGAAGCGCAATGAGATCGTCTTCGTCCTTGCCATGACGACGGGTCCCCGGGTTCATTCGCGGCTTGGCGGCTTGGCAGTTGCCGACATCAAGGGCGAGGATGGGCTGCGATGA
- a CDS encoding nucleoside hydrolase, whose amino-acid sequence MERIILDVDSAGDDILAILFALGCEGISLEGVTACTGAAGDIEQVTNVVLNTLSLAGRDDIPVAAGAFRPIVGNSAADMLAPVNFEKQLQARFGDRLRDFNPKAPPPKRQAMQKHATDFIIDTVRANPGEISIVATGPQTNVALALRMAPDIAGLVKQIVVLGGCFQTPGNMTPVSEYNIWADPEAARVVLASGAPVILVPLDVCEDNRVAASMLTRDDLNDLGSLYPDSTVVSYVQRTFPIYIDIWREFFKLVGFPLDDAIAVSAVLHPEFFSMTEPLFVDVALSERLVRGQTVAFRGRQILPFSGPATTRICQDLDGKKFLKLFKSAIGALA is encoded by the coding sequence ATGGAACGAATAATTTTGGATGTGGACTCGGCCGGTGACGACATCCTTGCCATCCTCTTTGCGCTCGGATGCGAAGGTATCTCACTGGAGGGCGTCACTGCCTGCACCGGGGCGGCCGGCGACATCGAGCAGGTTACCAACGTCGTCCTCAACACGCTATCGCTGGCAGGCCGCGACGATATCCCGGTCGCCGCTGGCGCCTTCCGTCCAATCGTCGGCAATTCGGCCGCTGACATGCTGGCGCCCGTGAATTTCGAAAAGCAGTTGCAGGCGCGCTTTGGCGACCGGCTGAGGGACTTCAATCCGAAGGCCCCTCCCCCGAAACGCCAGGCGATGCAAAAGCACGCCACGGACTTCATCATCGATACCGTGCGGGCCAATCCCGGCGAGATCTCGATCGTCGCAACCGGACCACAAACGAATGTTGCCCTGGCGCTGCGCATGGCCCCCGATATCGCCGGTTTGGTCAAGCAGATCGTCGTCCTCGGCGGCTGCTTCCAGACGCCCGGCAACATGACACCGGTCTCCGAATACAACATCTGGGCCGACCCGGAAGCGGCACGCGTGGTGCTTGCCAGCGGCGCGCCAGTCATCCTCGTCCCGCTCGACGTCTGCGAGGACAACCGCGTCGCTGCCTCCATGCTGACGCGCGACGACCTGAACGATCTCGGATCGCTCTATCCCGACAGCACCGTGGTGTCCTACGTCCAGAGGACGTTTCCGATCTACATCGACATCTGGCGGGAGTTCTTCAAGCTCGTCGGCTTTCCGCTCGATGACGCGATCGCGGTGAGTGCAGTGCTGCATCCAGAATTCTTCTCCATGACAGAGCCGCTGTTCGTAGATGTTGCCCTCAGCGAACGCTTGGTGCGCGGCCAAACGGTGGCATTCCGCGGCCGACAGATACTGCCGTTTTCCGGACCTGCGACGACCCGCATCTGCCAGGACCTCGACGGCAAGAAATTCCTGAAATTGTTTAAGAGCGCCATTGGCGCATTGGCATAG
- a CDS encoding amino acid synthesis family protein: protein MNLEIRRIVTFVEETLSEQGQVVQPPVRRAVAAAVVKNPYAGAFVADLSPLYDLATPLSEMLVQRTIALLGVPASAIHSFGKAAAVGEDGELEHAAAFLHPKLGAPIRAALAGGASIIPSSKKRAGPGAIFDIPLGYKDAVYVRSHFDGVEVRIPGAPKANEIVIAIALTTGGRPLPRVGGLQRADVIGKDGLR from the coding sequence ATGAACCTTGAGATCAGGCGGATCGTCACCTTCGTCGAGGAGACGCTGAGCGAGCAGGGGCAAGTGGTACAGCCGCCCGTCCGGCGCGCGGTTGCTGCCGCGGTTGTCAAAAATCCCTATGCCGGCGCCTTCGTCGCCGACCTATCTCCGCTCTATGACCTGGCGACGCCGCTTAGTGAGATGCTGGTGCAAAGGACAATTGCTCTGCTCGGTGTACCTGCCTCAGCCATCCACAGTTTTGGCAAAGCGGCTGCCGTTGGCGAGGATGGCGAGCTGGAGCATGCGGCGGCCTTCCTGCACCCGAAGCTTGGGGCACCGATCCGCGCTGCACTGGCTGGCGGCGCGTCTATCATTCCGTCCTCCAAGAAGCGGGCAGGTCCGGGCGCCATCTTCGACATTCCGCTTGGCTACAAAGATGCGGTCTATGTCCGCAGTCACTTCGACGGCGTCGAGGTCCGTATACCCGGTGCACCGAAAGCCAATGAGATCGTCATCGCCATCGCCTTGACGACCGGTGGGCGGCCCCTGCCACGTGTCGGTGGGCTGCAGCGCGCGGACGTAATAGGAAAGGATGGACTGCGGTAA